In Cryptomeria japonica chromosome 5, Sugi_1.0, whole genome shotgun sequence, the genomic window ATAATATTCTCACTCAACACTCATAACTAATTATGATCTTAATGATAAACAATAAGATGTTATGAAACATCATATGATATTTCTATACATGGTTCTTAACTCCATTGCATTTAATTAAATGATTCCTTTTATATAGTTATTCAATAATTTAATGCTACTATAGTACCTTCCCTTAGTGATCATATAGTCTAGAAGGCTATTATCCATTACTTGAAGTTGATTCCAAAGAGATTTGAATTTCAATATTAAAATATGTATACAATTACTTTTAGTTCCAATAATGAAGTCAATATGAATTATATTGTTAAGTAATTGTAAGTCAATATTGAAGAAATGAAAGTAAGATGATGATAATACAATAATAAGGAAACATATCAttctaaaaaaaaatatatgaGCATGCTCTCATTGATAACCATTTCTCCATAatcatttttaatataatttacatACACCCCATAGAAAACCCTCTATGTTGGTATAAAACTTATTCCAACTAGGTATTCTATATTGGGCTTAAGCCATAACATTAATTGGAAAACCAAAGCTATGTGAAATTTATAAAATATGATCATGGATATGATAATGAAATTAGATAGACTTTGACTTCTAAAATCAAGccattgtatttttaatttttttaagattCTCGTTTGAGCTCCAAGCTATAAATGAGGATCTATCTACATATTTGGTAGGTTAATTTTGGAGTTAATTTTTTTGTCCACATCattttttctttccctttcctttcttcTAATCTCTATAATCCTTCCCTATCTCTATTTAATATCATTAGTTTGCAACTAGTCTCTCATTTTTTCTctctaaatattttaaatatttcattcatCTTAATGATGGATTGATTTAAAATGTTGATAATGAAAAGTATCAcacataaatataaattaaaaaaaaaaaatcaacattatAAATTATGAAAATTACATGACCTTAATCTTTAAAATgtacaataaattaaaaataaaaatcaatgaaaataatataaaattaaaaaaaaaaattcctataaAACTCTTTATAAAAGAAAGATAATTGTGTTATAATATTGTTCACTTAGAACTTTGAATCATGATAGAAAAAAAATACTTTTGTTTATAAATCCCTTtataaatagaaaaataattttgtttataaatccctttataaatagaaaaataattttgcCGTAAAATTGTTCACATAAAACTATGAAtcatgattaaaaaaataatagTGTGAAAGATTGCAGAGATAAATAATCATAAGAGAGAGACAAGACTATAGGGGAAGAGCATAGTTTCATGTTCTAATAATGGTCAATCTCTGCACACATTATCtttcaattactaactttaaaaaaataaaaaaataaaaaactaaaagttcattaataaattttttatGTATCAATAGCTATCAAAATATAGCATTTTTGGATCATAaatggcccatttgtgcacctttatagCACACAACTAGTGGGGCATTTGTACATAAGTAGTGATAATTTTAAGTGCACCgttattggaacatctttaagCAAGTATTagacaacactttgaaatgtgtactttggTTAATGGGGTAGTTTTAAGCAAGTATtgggcaacactttgaaatgtgtgcTTTCCCCCCCTTACATGCATAATGGATTCAATTCCCACAACTTGCATTGTTACTACCTAAAAGCCAAAACAATAAGGCATTGGTGTGGCATCACATCATTGGTCTTTTATTAATTTTAGAGGTACTTTTATTTGGATAAACATGACATAACATTGTTTAGGGCACCACTATTGGTCTAAAAGTGTCCATGTACTATAACATGTATTGGTATCCCTATCACctattggtccctctcccctacCTATAAGCAATTAGGTCACATGTGAAGACAAgccaaaaaaatgatgaaaatccaatataccatttaaaATCTATGGTACACAAAGTTATGTATAATTACTACCTACCCACAAAACCAGAGACCAGAGAGGGAAAAATATAgaaacaaaataaaaagaaaaaaattaataaaatgagtTAAGAATGATAGGCAAGGAGATATAGCtcaaatatgattttaaataatcaCAATACCTCGGTTCACCTCCTCTCATAATGTTTTACTTTTAACCCAGAGGATATAACGTCATTCTTTCTCCAATAATTAATAAGATTTGACGTACCAAAGAAACCTATGAAGACTTCAATGTCCTAACAAACATATGACCTGTAACATCAATGCACTGTGGTCCCAATGCCTTTTCCGTGTAGTGTGGTCCAAAGTCCTTACTCCTTTCTATTGACAAGTGTAAGCAATCAGTTCGATCTCTAGTTGAAGCTCTCTGTCTGCTCACAGTTGTATCACATATATACCATTTTCAGACTTTGACATTTTCTGCACTGCATTCTACTAGTAGAAAGCTGTACCTTACAATAACAGCTGTGCTTATGACTTGGCACTTCTCATCATCAACATTCATTTTCATATTAACCTAATCTCCTCTGCaactttcttttttgttttgaagGCAAAGAGCTGTGAGAGAAACAATGGGCAGGGGCAAGATTGAGATaaagaaaattgaaaatacaacaaACAGGCAGGTAACATTCTCCAAGAGAAGATCAGGGCTCTTCAAGAAAGCAAAGGAGATTTCAATTTTATGTGCAGCAGATGTTGCTGTTATAGTCTTCAATAGCACTGGAAGGTTCTTTGATTTTGCAAGCTCAAGGTTTGttaaaatcatttcaaaagaaTTTGTAAACAACGTTTATTATTGATAGGTTATATCTTCTTATATTGTTTTTTTAAGACTTAAATCTATAAAAGTCTATACATATTGTCATCTAACAATTCTAAATTCATAGAAtttttattatttggattattgttTTTCTGATCTTCAATCTAGAAGAATTAAATACATAGAACTTAGAATTTTGAGGAGTTCATATTATCTAACATTCATAAGTTTCATTTTCACATAAATCTTATCTACTAGGAATGGCTATTTcaggtttttttcttttttcattagaTTGGGTATCAATCTGTTAATGTTAGTAAAAGAAAATCTTATCTACTAGGAATGGCTATTTcaggtttttttcttttttcattagaTTGGGTATCAATCTGTTAATGTTAGTAAAAGAAAACGTACGGAAAAAatccatttaaaaataaaagttCAAAAATGTTATTTTCGTAGAAATTTGGAaaaatctaataatttttttaattttcttataaTATTTAAGATCTGTTTATCTTCTATTAAGATTAAAAATATTGGAACACATAAAGAATGCATCTAGAGGTTTTTCTTCTCTTATATATGCGAAAAAGCAATTTTTTATCTTATTATATCTTTCTTTCACTTAAAATGGGTATCAGTTGCCAGTATTTACATATGAGGATAGGTAGAGGATATCACACAGAGAAAAAcctatataaataatattattttcataGAAAAATTGAAGATCTCAAAGATTTCACTTAAAATGGGTATCAGTTGCCAGTATTTACATATGAGGATAGGTAGAGGATATCAAACAGAGAAAAAcctatataaataatattattttcataGAAAAATTGAAGATCTCAATATCTTTGAATTTTGAAGATCTATTTTGCAATATTCTAAACTGAAATAAATTATTCTGTAATAGCATGAAAACAATTTTGGAGAGATACAAGAATGCCTCTGGAGGACGAGCTTGGAACAATGAATATGAGGTGAGCGTACCCTTAAAACTAATTTCTTTAACAACTAAATAGAATATACAACTTGCTGTTTTCTTAGATCACTGTAAATGATTTAGGTTTTAAAGCACACATAACTTGGTTTTTGTGCGTTTGTTGTCTGGTCACTGAACACAAGCAGCAAATGTTGTCTCAACTTAGAAATctgaagaaagaaaatgaggagcTTCAAAAAGAAATGAGGTAGCATTTTGCTTATAATCTCAAATTTTCAGGGTAAATAAAAGGTGTAAGATTAAGAAATCATTGTGTTTTATTCTAATAATCTTCTGTGTAGTTGTGTGACTGGTGAAGATGTGGAGACATTGGCACCAAGTCAACTGGGCTATCTTGATGAAGCTCTTGTGCTTGCAGCAAAGAAAGTTAGAGAAAGAAAGGTAAAAAAAAACTCTCTATACATTTTTTACATATTACTTGAATCAAATAATACTGTATGCTGATCAGTTTTTTTGGTTTGCTTTTCAAAACAGACAGAGGTCTTAAAATATGAACGACGAAAGACAGAAAGCAAGGTAACACATTAACACAGCGATGCAATTTTCATCTTAAAATAGTCTTCATTTATTAACAGAGTGAGTTTAatagatttttgaatttgattCTTAACTTTTTAAGGAATATTAATGTTTTAGATCATATTTCATGATCTATTGAAAATGAACATTAAAATTGATAAATATTCAAAATCAAATCAAGAAATCTATATATACCAaatcttttagaaaattaaatcaatttttgtaaaatatgaGCTAAAACATTAAATTGAATTCAGAAATCTATGCATACTGACTCATCTATTAACAGAGAGAATTTAATAGATTTCTGAATTTGTAGTAATATTGATGTTTTAGATCATGTTctatcaagaaaatgaaattgtgtAAAAAAATAAAAGCATAGATCATAAGATATGATCCAAAACATTAATGTTGATAAATGTTCAAAATCAAATAAAGAAATCTATATCttttataaaattaaatcaatttttgTAAAATGTGAGCTAAATGAAATTCAGAAATCTATGCATACTGACTCATCTGATTTTATTAAAACCCTAAATGTGTTTACTTTGATTTTGGTTATGTACAGGTGATCGGATTGCAGCAGAAGAGCACTATTCTCAGGGAATGGGTGGGTATTACCTACGAATTCATTCATTTGGTACAGACTTTGAATTTTTTTCAGTCAAAGATAATATATTCAGTAAAATTACATAATCAATAATACGAAAATGATACAAATTCAATGTAACACTAATATTGGTTTGTTCCATGCTGTAGCTTGCAAATGCGGAAAACCATGAGGAATTTGGCTTTACTGTTAGTGATTCGGAGGGGCAAACAACTCCTCCACCTGCATTTCGTGTGCAGCCAAGTCAGCCGAACCTGCAAGGCAGTGGACATTAAAACCCTAGCGATTAGGGTTTCTTCTCCACTACGTGTTACTCCATAGATTTGTAAGTTATTTACCTGCATGTACGATGATGTTGCTCCATGGACAAGAACATATATTTTTATACCATAAATAGATTGCCAGAAAAAGCCTgtgaaaaaaccctaaaatcaaCCATGCATAGGTTACTCTTCCAAGACATTTAACTGTTAGATGCTGAACTGTAAGATTTGTATCTGTATATTTCTATATCATAACAAATAACTTGCTTGCTGGTTACAAACATGAAATTTGgcttaagaagaaaaagaaagccaTTAACTTCATCTAGTCAGGTAACAGCCATTCTTCAAAGAATAATTTTAGGGCTTAACAGCGTTCTTTTCTCCATCTTAACTTACCTGCAATTTTACAATCCGATTGATTTATGTTGACTGTATGCGATTGCTAATACAATTCTTTCTGAAaaaatctcacaaatatcatattgGATATTCTTAAAGTTCATGGATTTTATTTATTCTTGTCTCATTGAATGATAAAAAATCTGGACTTAGTCTGCTTTTAGCTCAGTATACCTGATATTAgaaaaatgtattagccattgcTA contains:
- the LOC131063770 gene encoding MADS-box transcription factor 23, whose product is MGRGKIEIKKIENTTNRQVTFSKRRSGLFKKAKEISILCAADVAVIVFNSTGRFFDFASSSMKTILERYKNASGGRAWNNEYEQMLSQLRNLKKENEELQKEMSCVTGEDVETLAPSQLGYLDEALVLAAKKVRERKTEVLKYERRKTESKVIGLQQKSTILREWLANAENHEEFGFTVSDSEGQTTPPPAFRVQPSQPNLQGSGH